One genomic region from Strix uralensis isolate ZFMK-TIS-50842 chromosome 5, bStrUra1, whole genome shotgun sequence encodes:
- the RASSF3 gene encoding ras association domain-containing protein 3 isoform X3 has protein sequence MTLNTNGIYTGFIKVQMELCRPITVQSSQSQGRCAHSNNETAFYLPDGCVNTLHISSTNTVREVIEALLKKFFVADNPAKFALYKRCHKEDQVYTCKLSDREHPLYLRLVAGPRTEMLSFVLREHETGEVMWEAFSIPELQNFLRILDKEENEQLQILKKRYAAYRDKLEEALGGVWKPG, from the exons ATGACCTTG AACACAAATGGGATTTACACTGGCTTCATCAAAGTTCAGATGGAACTATGCAGACCGATCACTGTGCAGTCTTCCCAGAGCCAGGGGAGGTGTGCTCACAGCAATAATGAAACTGCTTTTTACTTGCCGGACGGCTGCGTGAATACCCTTCACATCAGCAGCACCAATACTGTTCGTGAAGTTATTGAGGCCTTGCTCAAGAAGTTTTTCGTGGCTGACAACCCTGCGAAGTTTGCACTTTATAAACGCTGTCACAAGGAAGACCAAG TTTATACATGCAAGCTCTCAGACAGAGAACATCCCCTCTACCTGCGTCTGGTGGCAGGCCCCAGAACAGAAATGCTCAGTTTTGTTCTACGTGAGCATGAAACTGGAGAAGTCATG tgGGAAGCTTTTAGTATTCCTGAACTGCAAAACTTCTTGCGTATACTGGACAAAGAGGAAAACGAGCAACTGCAAATCTTAAAGAAGCGCTATGCAGCTTACAGAGACAAACTTGAAGAAGCCCTTGGTGGGGTGTGGAAACCTGGTTAA